The Podarcis raffonei isolate rPodRaf1 chromosome 2, rPodRaf1.pri, whole genome shotgun sequence genome window below encodes:
- the LOC128408960 gene encoding RING finger protein 39-like codes for MEGKGLVAQLQKAAICPACRGHFKDPVILDCDHSYCRACITRYWEEAAATGKGPRVLSCPQCKAVFERKNLRTNVKLAVEVKITQHLNAKTAHVPLAPKPRRRRGGWIPATGIQEEKEVIREVCRC; via the coding sequence atggaAGGGAAAGGGCTAGTGGCTCAGCTGCAGAAGGCAGCTATCTGCCCCGCCTGCAGGGGGCACTTCAAGGACCCGGTGATTTTGGACTGCGATCACAGCTACTGCCGGGCCTGCATCACCCGCTACTGGGAAGAGGCAGCTGCGACTGGGAAGGGCCCCAGGGTACTCTCTTGCCCCCAGTGCAAGGCAGTTTTTGAGAGGAAGAACCTGCGGACCAACGTCAAGCTGGCGGTGGAGGTCAAGATCACCCAGCATCTCAACGCCAAGACGGCTCACGTGCCCCTCGCACCCAAGCCCAGGAGGCGCCGTGGGGGGTGGATTCCTGCAACTGGCATCCAGGAGGAAAAG